From Nicotiana tabacum cultivar K326 chromosome 22, ASM71507v2, whole genome shotgun sequence, one genomic window encodes:
- the LOC107797703 gene encoding putative inactive leucine-rich repeat receptor-like protein kinase At3g03770 isoform X1: MEKDLGLEKLLVLFLVVISIRYSEQLQSSQVKSLLRIRRLLNYPTALNSWNNDTDFCKIEPTSIVIVVCYEESITQLHIIGIKGASPLPRNFSVASFFTSLVNLPSLKVLRLVSLGLWGRLPGKLSRLSALEILDLSSNYFHSGIPKTISSLTDLQTLLLDGNRLTGRIPDGLGSLSVLAVLSLKNNSLDGPLPDTLRDMKNLRILSLSRNNFSGDVPDLSSLGNLQVLELEDNSFGPRFPQVGSKIESIGLRNNKFAASIPEKVQSYYQLEHFDISSNRFVGPFPPSLLSLPSITYLDVAGNKLTGMLFEDNPCNAALDFVNLSANLLTGTLPSCLLSSSRNRIVHFSNNCLATGDRTQHPFSFCRNEALAVGVLPHHQRQKPASKVVLALIICGSIIGGVILVCLTILIVKSFLAKKAAQKTQSRFISEDASSSYTSKLYTDARYITQAMKLGALSLPSYRTFSLEELEVATNNFDTATFMGEMSNGQEYMYRGEMRDGSNVTIRCLKMKRSTTTQNFMHHIELISKLRYCHLVSALGHCFECYLDDSSVSRIFLVFEYVPNGTLRSWISDRHGRRKLTWTQRIAAATGVAKGLQFLHNGIVPGIFSNNLKITDIMLDQNLVAKISSYNLPILSENVGKEYCHTFPAGYKEREKYEEKLDVYDFGVILLEIITGRQINTRNDILVLHNKLQVSIMGNEASRRNVVDPTVRSSCSDESLKTMIEICCRCFYEDPVGRPSMEDVLWNLQFAAQVQDERRDDSSSSNASPISPLQPSGQLVIQ, from the exons ATGGAAAAAGATTTGGGACTTGAAAAGCTTCTGGTTTTGTTTTTGGTAGTAATCTCAATCCGCTATTCAGAGCAATTACAATCTTCTCAAGTGAAAAGCCTTCTGAGAATTCGACGTCTTTTGAACTATCCAACAGCTTTGAATAGTTGGAACAATGACACTGATTTCTGTAAGATTGAGCCAACTTCAATTGTCATTGTTGTGTGCTATGAAGAAAGCATAACTCAGTTACACATAATAGGGATAAAGGGGGCTTCCCCTTTACCCAGAAACTTCTCTGTTGCTTCATTCTTCACTTCCCTTGTCAATCTTCCTAGCTTGAAAGTCCTTAGATTAGTTTCTCTTGGTTTATGGGGGCGCTTGCCTGGAAAACTTTCAAGACTGTCAGCACTGGAGATACTTGACTTAAGCTCAAATTACTTTCACAGTGGCATACCCAAAACAATTTCATCGTTAACGGACCTCCAAACCTTACTGCTTGATGGAAATAGGTTGACTGGCAGAATTCCGGATGGACTTGGTTCGCTTTCGGTTTTGGCAGTTTTGAGTCTGAAGAACAATTCGTTAGATGGACCTTTGCCAGATACACTGCGAGATATGAAAAATCTTCGGATACTTTCACTTTCGAGGAATAATTTTAGTGGCGATGTGCCTGATCTTAGCAGTTTAGGAAACCTTCAAGTTTTAGAATTAGAGGACAACTCTTTTGGACCGAGATTTCCTCAAGTTGgaagcaaaatagaaagcattgGGCTAAGGAATAATAAGTTCGCTGCAAGCATTCCAGAGAAAGTTCAGTCCTATTATCAGCTTGAACATTTTGATATTTCTTCCAACAGATTTGTGGGGCCATTTCCTCCATCCTTGCTATCTTTGCCATCCATAACTTACCTGGATGTTGCAGGAAACAAGTTGACAGGAATGCTTTTTGAAGATAATCCATGCAACGCTGCATTAGACTTTGTTAATCTGTCTGCTAATCTGTTGACCGGAACATTACCTAGTTGCCTTCTGTCTAGTTCGAGGAATAGGATTGTGCATTTTTCTAATAACTGTTTAGCAACTGGAGACAGAACTCAACATCCATTTTCCTTTTGTCGAAATGAGGCTTTGGCTGTTGGCGTCTTACCTCATCATCAAAGACAAAAACCTGCTTCTAAAGTGGTTCTTGCCTTGATAATTTGTGGTAGCATCATCGGCGGAGTCATACTAGTATGCCTGACCATCTTGATTGTCAAATCTTTTCTTGCAAAGAAGGCTGCACAGAAAACCCAATCCAGATTCATTTCAGAAGATGCATCATCTTCATATACCTCAAAGTTGTATACAGATGCAA GATACATTACTCAAGCAATGAAGCTAGGAGCACTCAGTCTTCCATCTTATCGGACCTTCTCGTTAGAAGAACTTGAGGTGGCTACGAACAACTTTGATACAGCAACTTTTATGGGTGAAATGTCTAATGGCCAGGAATAT ATGTACAGAGGCGAGATGAGAGATGGTTCAAATGTTACGATTAGATGcctgaaaatgaaaagaagcacCACTACTCAAAATTTTATGCATCACATAGAGTTGATATCCAAGCTCAGATATTGTCATTTGGTGAGTGCTCTTGGACACTGCTTTGAGTGTTACTTGGATGATTCAAGTGTTAGCAGAATATTTCTCGTCTTTGAGTACGTACCTAATGGGACCCTAAGGAGCTGGATTTCTG ATAGACATGGAAGACGGAAACTAACTTGGACACAACGTATAGCAGCTGCAACAGGGGTAGCAAAGGGCCTACAGTTCTTGCATAATGGAATTGTCCCTGGTATCTTTTCAAATAACTTGAAAATAACAGATATCATGTTGGATCAGAACCTTGTTGCCAAAATTAGCAGCTACAATTTGCCTATTCTGTCGGAGAATGTAGGAAAG GAATACTGTCACACTTTTCCAGCTGGTTATAAGGAGAG GGAAAAATATGAAGAGAAGTTGGATGTGTATGACTTTGGAGTTATACTGCTGGAAATCATAACAGGAAGGCAGATAAATACCAGAAATGATATTCTAGTTCTACATAATAAG TTGCAAGTAAGCATAATGGGCAATGAAGCATCAAGAAGGAATGTGGTTGATCCAACAGTAAGAAGTTCATGCTCGGATGAATCATTGAAGACGATGATAGAGATCTGCTGCAGGTGTTTTTACGAAGATCCAGTGGGCAGGCCTTCGATGGAAGATGTTCTCTGGAATTTGCAGTTTGCAGCTCAAGTTCAGGATGAACGGAGAGATGATTCTTCCAGCAGTAACGCCTCTCCAATTTCGCCTCTACAACCTTCAGGCCAACTCGTCATTCAATAG
- the LOC107797703 gene encoding putative inactive leucine-rich repeat receptor-like protein kinase At3g03770 isoform X2, with translation MEKDLGLEKLLVLFLVVISIRYSEQLQSSQVKSLLRIRRLLNYPTALNSWNNDTDFCKIEPTSIVIVVCYEESITQLHIIGIKGASPLPRNFSVASFFTSLVNLPSLKVLRLVSLGLWGRLPGKLSRLSALEILDLSSNYFHSGIPKTISSLTDLQTLLLDGNRLTGRIPDGLGSLSVLAVLSLKNNSLDGPLPDTLRDMKNLRILSLSRNNFSGDVPDLSSLGNLQVLELEDNSFGPRFPQVGSKIESIGLRNNKFAASIPEKVQSYYQLEHFDISSNRFVGPFPPSLLSLPSITYLDVAGNKLTGMLFEDNPCNAALDFVNLSANLLTGTLPSCLLSSSRNRIVHFSNNCLATGDRTQHPFSFCRNEALAVGVLPHHQRQKPASKVVLALIICGSIIGGVILVCLTILIVKSFLAKKAAQKTQSRFISEDASSSYTSKLYTDARYITQAMKLGALSLPSYRTFSLEELEVATNNFDTATFMGEMSNGQMYRGEMRDGSNVTIRCLKMKRSTTTQNFMHHIELISKLRYCHLVSALGHCFECYLDDSSVSRIFLVFEYVPNGTLRSWISDRHGRRKLTWTQRIAAATGVAKGLQFLHNGIVPGIFSNNLKITDIMLDQNLVAKISSYNLPILSENVGKEYCHTFPAGYKEREKYEEKLDVYDFGVILLEIITGRQINTRNDILVLHNKLQVSIMGNEASRRNVVDPTVRSSCSDESLKTMIEICCRCFYEDPVGRPSMEDVLWNLQFAAQVQDERRDDSSSSNASPISPLQPSGQLVIQ, from the exons ATGGAAAAAGATTTGGGACTTGAAAAGCTTCTGGTTTTGTTTTTGGTAGTAATCTCAATCCGCTATTCAGAGCAATTACAATCTTCTCAAGTGAAAAGCCTTCTGAGAATTCGACGTCTTTTGAACTATCCAACAGCTTTGAATAGTTGGAACAATGACACTGATTTCTGTAAGATTGAGCCAACTTCAATTGTCATTGTTGTGTGCTATGAAGAAAGCATAACTCAGTTACACATAATAGGGATAAAGGGGGCTTCCCCTTTACCCAGAAACTTCTCTGTTGCTTCATTCTTCACTTCCCTTGTCAATCTTCCTAGCTTGAAAGTCCTTAGATTAGTTTCTCTTGGTTTATGGGGGCGCTTGCCTGGAAAACTTTCAAGACTGTCAGCACTGGAGATACTTGACTTAAGCTCAAATTACTTTCACAGTGGCATACCCAAAACAATTTCATCGTTAACGGACCTCCAAACCTTACTGCTTGATGGAAATAGGTTGACTGGCAGAATTCCGGATGGACTTGGTTCGCTTTCGGTTTTGGCAGTTTTGAGTCTGAAGAACAATTCGTTAGATGGACCTTTGCCAGATACACTGCGAGATATGAAAAATCTTCGGATACTTTCACTTTCGAGGAATAATTTTAGTGGCGATGTGCCTGATCTTAGCAGTTTAGGAAACCTTCAAGTTTTAGAATTAGAGGACAACTCTTTTGGACCGAGATTTCCTCAAGTTGgaagcaaaatagaaagcattgGGCTAAGGAATAATAAGTTCGCTGCAAGCATTCCAGAGAAAGTTCAGTCCTATTATCAGCTTGAACATTTTGATATTTCTTCCAACAGATTTGTGGGGCCATTTCCTCCATCCTTGCTATCTTTGCCATCCATAACTTACCTGGATGTTGCAGGAAACAAGTTGACAGGAATGCTTTTTGAAGATAATCCATGCAACGCTGCATTAGACTTTGTTAATCTGTCTGCTAATCTGTTGACCGGAACATTACCTAGTTGCCTTCTGTCTAGTTCGAGGAATAGGATTGTGCATTTTTCTAATAACTGTTTAGCAACTGGAGACAGAACTCAACATCCATTTTCCTTTTGTCGAAATGAGGCTTTGGCTGTTGGCGTCTTACCTCATCATCAAAGACAAAAACCTGCTTCTAAAGTGGTTCTTGCCTTGATAATTTGTGGTAGCATCATCGGCGGAGTCATACTAGTATGCCTGACCATCTTGATTGTCAAATCTTTTCTTGCAAAGAAGGCTGCACAGAAAACCCAATCCAGATTCATTTCAGAAGATGCATCATCTTCATATACCTCAAAGTTGTATACAGATGCAA GATACATTACTCAAGCAATGAAGCTAGGAGCACTCAGTCTTCCATCTTATCGGACCTTCTCGTTAGAAGAACTTGAGGTGGCTACGAACAACTTTGATACAGCAACTTTTATGGGTGAAATGTCTAATGGC CAGATGTACAGAGGCGAGATGAGAGATGGTTCAAATGTTACGATTAGATGcctgaaaatgaaaagaagcacCACTACTCAAAATTTTATGCATCACATAGAGTTGATATCCAAGCTCAGATATTGTCATTTGGTGAGTGCTCTTGGACACTGCTTTGAGTGTTACTTGGATGATTCAAGTGTTAGCAGAATATTTCTCGTCTTTGAGTACGTACCTAATGGGACCCTAAGGAGCTGGATTTCTG ATAGACATGGAAGACGGAAACTAACTTGGACACAACGTATAGCAGCTGCAACAGGGGTAGCAAAGGGCCTACAGTTCTTGCATAATGGAATTGTCCCTGGTATCTTTTCAAATAACTTGAAAATAACAGATATCATGTTGGATCAGAACCTTGTTGCCAAAATTAGCAGCTACAATTTGCCTATTCTGTCGGAGAATGTAGGAAAG GAATACTGTCACACTTTTCCAGCTGGTTATAAGGAGAG GGAAAAATATGAAGAGAAGTTGGATGTGTATGACTTTGGAGTTATACTGCTGGAAATCATAACAGGAAGGCAGATAAATACCAGAAATGATATTCTAGTTCTACATAATAAG TTGCAAGTAAGCATAATGGGCAATGAAGCATCAAGAAGGAATGTGGTTGATCCAACAGTAAGAAGTTCATGCTCGGATGAATCATTGAAGACGATGATAGAGATCTGCTGCAGGTGTTTTTACGAAGATCCAGTGGGCAGGCCTTCGATGGAAGATGTTCTCTGGAATTTGCAGTTTGCAGCTCAAGTTCAGGATGAACGGAGAGATGATTCTTCCAGCAGTAACGCCTCTCCAATTTCGCCTCTACAACCTTCAGGCCAACTCGTCATTCAATAG